The genomic DNA AATAAATCTTCAATGCATCAAATCGCCGCGTCGTCTGTACGGATTTATTCACCAGATTTTCGATTCCTTCATACTCATCTTCCAACGGATTAAGATAGGCGGCGTGATGGGCGATGAAGCGAAATGACTCACGAGCCTTTACCATGAACGCTCCACAGCTGATGGGCTGATACCATAGCTTGTGGAAGTCAATGGTGATGGAGTCAGCGTATTGCAGCCCATCCACTTTGGTTCGGTGCCTATCGCTGAGCAGCAGTGCTCCTCCGAATGCGGCATCGACATGAAGCCATAGTTCATACTCTTTTGCTATCGTTGCAGATGCTTGAAGGGAATCGATGCTACCGAAATCCGTAGTGCCACATGTAGCCACAAGGGCGAAGGGAAGTAGGCCCTCTCCCTTCAACTCCTTGAGAATCCTTTGCAAATCGGTCATGCTCATCCGCTGTGCTCGGTCACTGGGCACAGTGACCACTGCTTTTTCCCCAAGACCGAGCTGTGAAGCTGATTTTTTGACAGTGAAATGGGCGTCCTCCGAACATAGGATCCGGAGCCGATGTGTCCCTTCAGGCAGCCCGTCCTTCTTCACATCATGCTTCCACATCTTGAAGCAATAGGAATCCCTCGCCAATAGTAGCCCCATGTAATTGGATTGGGTCCCTCCGCTTGTGAACACTCCATCAGAACCTTCAGGGTATCCTATCAACCTCTTCAACCAATCCACCATGCCTTCTTCCAGATAGGTCGCAGAAGGGCTTTGATCCCACGAATCCATGGATTGGTTCAAAACAGCAATGATATTCTCTGCCATGATTCCCGGTAAGAGTGGAGGACAGTGGAGGTGGGCCATGCTCCTTTCATGAGAGACATGAAGACTGCTTTGAAGGACCGGACCCTCGATCTCTCTCAAAACATCTTCGAATGCCTGACCATCCTGGGTGAACGACAAGACACCTTCAACCTGTCTTTGAAGAGCGTCAGGTGTTCCTCCGCGAAATGGACGATCAATCTTTTTGTATAGCGCTGTGAGCTCCTCCGTAAGAAGCGTCATACCGGCTTTATATGCGTGCAACCCTTTTTCCCCTTGATGAAGGAAGTAAGGATCGAATTCGGTTCTATTCATCTCTCTACCTCTCAACGGATGCCAATACGGCATCGCGGAAAATGCTCATCACTTCCCGTAGCTGCTCTTGTGTGATGATCAAGGGTGGAAGGAACCGGACGACCGCTCCTTGCCTTCCACCAACTTCAAGGATCAAACCACGCTCGAAACATTCGCGCTGGATACGGCTTGCAAGCTCGGCATTGGCAGGATGACTGCCGGAAGATGAAGCAGGGAGGGTCGGATCAATGATCTCAACCCCTACCATCAGCCCCCTTCCCCTCACTTCACCGATTTGGGGAACGTCTTCCTGAAGCTCTGAGAGCGTGGCCAAAAGGGATTCACCGAGTAGTGCTGCATGTTTCTCAAGCTGATTCTCCTTTAAATAGCGGAGGGTTGCCGTACCCGTTGCCATGGCCATTTGATTGCCCCTGAACGTGCCGATATGTGCTCCAGGTCCCCATACGTCCAAGTCTTTGTCATACACAACCACGGATAGGGGCAGGCTTCCACCGATTGCTTTTGAGAGAACGATCACATCTGGAACGATCCCAGCATGCTCGAATGAGAAAACTTTTCCTGTACGGCCGATGCCGGTCTGTACTTCATCAATGATGAGGGGAATGCCCCTTTCCCTGGTGATCCTCCTCATTTCCCTTAACCATTTGATCGGGGCTGGTATGGAACCCCCTTCTCCCTGTACGGTCTCAAGGATCATGGCAGCGGGTGGAAGGATGCCGCTTTCCGGATCATCAAGAAGGTTTTCGATGTACCGTGCACTGATTTCATGGGTCGCCTCACCACCTACTCCGAAAGGGCAACGGTAGGTATATGGATACGGAAGGAAGTGAGTATCCGGCATGAGTCCATGAACCCCTTTCTTCGGACTTAGATTCCCTGAAATCGCCATCGTTCCGTGCGTCGCACCGTGATATCCTCCTTGGAAAGTCAGGATGCTTTGCCTTCCCGTTGCCGTTTTTACAAGCTTCATTGCCGCTTCGATGGCATCTCCACCTGTAGGACCGCAAAATTGAATCTTCGCTCTTTCCCTGAATCCTTCTGGAAGGAATGAGAATAGCTCAGTGATAAATTCTTCTTTGACCGGAGTGGTCAGATCTAATGTATGTAAAGGCCGCTTATCGCGTATCACTCGCTCCATAGCTTCGATGATGACGGGATGATTATGTCCGAGCGCCAGTGTTCCAGCTCCTGCCAAACAGTCAATATACATTTTCCCTTCCATGTCTGTCACATGGACACCCTCTGCCTCCTTTATGGCGAGGGGGATCCTGCGCGGATAGGAGCGGGCATTGGATTCTCTTCTCTCCTGCTGATTGAGTAACGCTTGATTGGACAACAATTGTTGGATCGTCATAGTCATCTCCCTTTCAATAATGGCTGAGTAACTGCTTACAACGTCATATTAGTTGATAATGATTCTCATTGTCAATAAGTAATTGATAACGATTCTCATCGTATTGAATCATCTGAATCTTTTCTCCCCTCTATGACCCTTTGAACAACAAACGGATAAAAACCAGCATTATCAGTATTTTAATAGATTCTTCTATACCTTGAATGATTTCATTTTTAAAAGGATGAGGGAGATTCTCGAATGTAAAAGAAAGGTAGATTGTACTAGTTCGTGGTGAAAATAAGTTGGAAGAACATAAATATCCCGACTTTACTCAAGACAGTGGTCGGATTTGAGAGTCTACAATGGAATCAAATCTTACTTATGAACTCAATTACCTTTAAACACCATCAGACATCCTAATTATCATAAAATTCCCAAAACATTGGTTTACACCTGGGTCATTAAGGGTATAAATTTCTGTTATTAATTGTAAAATAATCCTTTTGTCCTAATCCAACAAAGGTCATATGAATCATCCATATCAATTGTTATTCTAGTAAACTATTTAGTGGTATACACGTCCCATCTTTTCCATTTAAGGGGTATGCCAATCCCGACGATAAAAAAATGATCAGTGACCTGCACTGATCTGACTGAAAAAGGAGAGAGAACTATGACGACGATCGGCATTGACTTGGGCACGTCCAATAGTCTGGTATCCTACTGGACCGAGGACGGTCCAGCACTTATTCCAAATGTACTGGGGAGCCATCTGACCCCTTCCATCATCAGTGTGGATGAATCGGGAGAAATTCTTGTTGGTCACGTAGCGAAGGAAAGACTGATTACCCACCCACAATTGACCGTGGCCGCATTCAAACGCCATATGGGTACGCAAAAGGCTTACAAGCTCGGATCGTACACCCTCTCCCCCGTTGAATTGTCTTCTTTCGTCCTTCAATCATTGAAGCGGGACGCGG from Rossellomorea marisflavi includes the following:
- a CDS encoding pyridoxal phosphate-dependent decarboxylase family protein, which produces MNRTEFDPYFLHQGEKGLHAYKAGMTLLTEELTALYKKIDRPFRGGTPDALQRQVEGVLSFTQDGQAFEDVLREIEGPVLQSSLHVSHERSMAHLHCPPLLPGIMAENIIAVLNQSMDSWDQSPSATYLEEGMVDWLKRLIGYPEGSDGVFTSGGTQSNYMGLLLARDSYCFKMWKHDVKKDGLPEGTHRLRILCSEDAHFTVKKSASQLGLGEKAVVTVPSDRAQRMSMTDLQRILKELKGEGLLPFALVATCGTTDFGSIDSLQASATIAKEYELWLHVDAAFGGALLLSDRHRTKVDGLQYADSITIDFHKLWYQPISCGAFMVKARESFRFIAHHAAYLNPLEDEYEGIENLVNKSVQTTRRFDALKIYLSLKVIGLRRFGEMIDHTLELAGYTAELIRNMDHFELKTQHPEINTVVFRIRPLSLKEEEVNGLNRSIQQQLYQDGGGVIAKTSVEGVTCLKLTLLNPRTSKDDIHQLLSDIERKARQFTNGGKALV
- a CDS encoding aspartate aminotransferase family protein yields the protein MTIQQLLSNQALLNQQERRESNARSYPRRIPLAIKEAEGVHVTDMEGKMYIDCLAGAGTLALGHNHPVIIEAMERVIRDKRPLHTLDLTTPVKEEFITELFSFLPEGFRERAKIQFCGPTGGDAIEAAMKLVKTATGRQSILTFQGGYHGATHGTMAISGNLSPKKGVHGLMPDTHFLPYPYTYRCPFGVGGEATHEISARYIENLLDDPESGILPPAAMILETVQGEGGSIPAPIKWLREMRRITRERGIPLIIDEVQTGIGRTGKVFSFEHAGIVPDVIVLSKAIGGSLPLSVVVYDKDLDVWGPGAHIGTFRGNQMAMATGTATLRYLKENQLEKHAALLGESLLATLSELQEDVPQIGEVRGRGLMVGVEIIDPTLPASSSGSHPANAELASRIQRECFERGLILEVGGRQGAVVRFLPPLIITQEQLREVMSIFRDAVLASVER